Genomic DNA from Acanthopagrus latus isolate v.2019 chromosome 2, fAcaLat1.1, whole genome shotgun sequence:
TCACGAACGGTACATCCTTTTTCATTTGATAGCTGTGGATCATCCTTGGCTGCATCCTGTATTGGGACATAACTACCCTTCATGCAACTGGAATTCAGCTGATATCTTACCCAAGGATACGGGAGTAGCACGGGGCTTTAACCCGGCTCAGTGTGTGAAGGGTGAACACCCCTCTCACTGTACCACCCTGCCACACTACACCCAGTGATACTGTACATTTAGAGTCTATCACTTTCGTGTTGGGGTCTGTCTGGTAGATTATGAGAACTGCCTGCAGCATATGGAGTGAATGAGGCACATGGGTGTAACGTGACCGGCTCGTCGTCGCACACTATGTTCCATGTGTGGATGGTTGGTAATCCTTTGGGGCTATACACCTGTTTTACACATGGCTCaagtaataaaatgttttgcaggGTATGAGGCGATTTATTCTCACGTGTTCCAATGCCCGCGTGGGAGTGAACACAAAAAGTCGCATCCAAACAGATCAGGAGAGCTTAGGATCGTCGCACACAAAAAATTACACAATCACAGACCTACACCTCcacctaaacacacacgcaaagtATTTCCTGCCAAGCCATGCAATGCatactgttttctgtttttcttttgacaccTGTGCTCATCTTGGTCTCATGCACCTTTTGTTATTCTTTCCCTAGACGATCGCCCAGGTGCCTGAGGAAAGCGTTAAACCATTGAATCCCAGGCAACACGGTGAGCTGTCAGCTGGGTTCATGTTGTTTATGAACATCATGtcctatttttttcctcttgactAATTTCCTCCTTTGcaattccttttcttttttttctttttttctcatcgTTCCAGTGGTTCCACGGCCAGGCCGCCACAGAAGGCCCATGACGGCTCCAAAGACTCAGAAAGACAAGGCGTCTAAGAGGAGGAGAGTTTTGCTGACTGTCTTGACAGTTGTGGTGTTGCTGGGCATACTGGTCACCGCAGGATACTTCAGTGAGTCACTGTGCTTTGACTGTAAATTTCCTCCTACAGTGTCATACGCACGCACCACAAGATATCTTGTATCATGTTTCAATACAAGACAAACATGTTATTCAAAAAGGTGGCACATTCATGGAAGGAATCTTCCAAGAAATCTGCCGCTCTAACCCGCACTGTTCTCTTCCCGTCCAATGTGCCACTCCTTTTCCCCCACAGTCAAGAAGTTAATTGACAGCAAGTATTTCTTCTGCAAGCGCTCGGTGAGATTCATCCCATTAGACCAAGCCTGTGACGGGAAAGCAGACTGttctggaggagaggatgaagttACTTGCGTGTCAAGCTTTACGGCCAACGCTACCTTtccaggtaaagaaaaaaaaagaatttaaaaaaaaaaaacacctgactGTCTGGCTTCCTCACTACAGACacaagcatgaaaacaaaaaaaaaatgattcatctTCTGATTCTGTGCCGCTCTCCCTCCCCGTAGTGCGCCTCATGACAGCTCAGCGAGTCCTGCAGGTGTACAGTCCTGGCTCGGGCTGGCgcagtgtgtgtggtgaggagTGGAcccagcagcacacacagacgGCATGTAAACAGCTGGGATACACAAAGTGAGTTCACGGTGGATGAGTAGGTTGTGATGCAAATTCAATGGCTGGGTTGTTTGACATTAAGTCTGACGTCGTCTGCCCCCTGTCTTAACAGTAACCCTCGCAGCAGCACGGTCCTTGTGAGCACTTTAATAGCTTCCATGAAGACCGGACCATTCACAGCTGTCAGGCCCGggaccacaaacacaccagtacATCAGGCTACCACTGACCGGTGAGGAAGGCGACACATTCTGTCGTTGGAAAATCAAATGCTTTTAAACTCACTATTCGTGACGGAAGCTTCCTAAGTAAAATCACAAAGCCCTCTCTCATCTTTGCTTAGGATGAGATTTTGGATTCTTTTGGCATTAAAGAAACACGCGTCCTTACTGCATttaggaaaaacaaatatttagctcataaagaaacatcttaCCTCAATGAATTTCCTGTCAGGAATCCTGAGTTAGGACAGCACATAGAAGCTAACAACTGATGGCAGCATGTTATCTGTAATTTTCTGTTACTTGAGCTAGTTTTGACGGGCACCAGAAGTATGGCCCATAATCACTGCGACAGTAACCTCCCGAGTGACCTCCCCAGGAAATGTAAGGATAGCAACATAGCTAGCCGGGACAGAGAAGTGCAATGAcacagctgttgtcatggaTACACGCAGTCCCGATGACGTTCTTCAGGAGCCGATCATGCAGCGACTTGTCGCTTCGGCTTGTGTTTGCGTCATATATGGTGTAACCCAATGGGACTCTAACAAAACGTTAGAAAGATGCAATGTAAAAGAGTGGCGCTGGCCGCAGCGGTTAGGGTAGGGCTTTTCTGTGTGGAGTGCTTCCATCGGTTCTCTTTGGGTACTCCGGCTTCAtcccacagtccaaagacaCACAAGGGAGGTTGACTGCTCGCTTTAAATTGTCTATAGGTGTGAACGCAAGCGTGAACGGTTGTTTGTCTCTACATGTCAGCCCTGTGACAAACTGGCAACTTGTCCACGGTATACCCCGCCCCCCCGCCGCACACCCAATGTCAGCATAGTCATTTCTACCAGTTTAGGAATTGCCTCTGTAATAAGAAGATAGGAGATTCCCCTCTGAGCCAGAAAGTCAccactgtgattaaaaaaaaaaagcatacacTTCTCCCTTCCCCTGCTTCCCCTGATTCCAATCTTTAGTTCTCTCTTTCAGCACTCGTGTATCTTTCGAGTGCTTGTTCTCACAGTTTCTGTTCCTATAAGGCCAAAATCTCCCACTTTCTCATCCCATATGAAAGTGAACGTAACAGGCAGGTGTTGTCCTCACACAGGACAGAactgaaacagagacaaagtcAAGCactatttatgtattttctttgtttggctAACTGTGTGGTACATATGTTTCTCTGAATATTTGACGAatgccatttgtttttcttcttccaacAGAAGCGTGTGCAGATCTGGATCTGTGGTGTCTTTGTCCTGCTCAGGTGAGATGTTATTTTTAGAGCAGCAACCAGACGTCACTGTCGTTGTTTACCGTTTTCGACAAGGCAGAGTGGGGACTCGTAGATGGTGGGTGAGAGACGACATGGTTGCATGACCAGTTTCACAGGCCCGTACACGTCTGTACTAACCCGCGCAACTCTGCCTAAGCAACGCGTGACGGAGCAGTTTACTTCATTGTTTTTGAATTctaaaaaggaggaaaagaaactcGCCTAACCTGACCTTTACTGAACAGAAGGATCtcgacaaaagaaaaaaaactgtttagaATAGACCACAGGCAGTGATCTTTGGCAATAACAAGATGCAttcggtttttttttgtttctttcttagATTGCGGAGAGGTGGGCAAAGACGACCGCATTGTCGGGGGCACGGACGCTCTCATCGAGGACTGGCCCTGGCAGGTCAGCCTGCAGCAGGGAGGCCAGCATGTGTGTGGAGGCTCCTTGGTGTCGCCACGCTGGGTTGCCACTGCCGCCCATTGTTTCACTGGGTGGGTTCACTAAAGTTCAcctaaacacaacaacaacaacaacaaaaaattccTTTGTGGTTGACATAGCACGTAAACTCATGCCCACATGTCTTCTTTGGGGCCTTGCAGCAGCAAAAAGGAGCTGACTCGCTGGAGAGTGGTGTCAGGCCGGACATTCATGGGCACGCTGGGAGGCTCCTATGTGGACAGGGTCGTACTGAACGGAAATTATGATCCGGCCGGAAACGACTATGATATCGCACTGATGAGACTCAGCAGCCCGATCTCAGTGGGAGGTGAGAGTTCAATGTGATagtcacaaagacaaaaacagtcagAAAAACTCCGGCCCTCCCTGattggtgtgttttgtgttagcATGTTGTTTAAAATGGCCTTGCAGAGACTGCAGGTGAAGTGTGAACCTCAACAGCCCAAATAAGGGCAAGAAATTACCCGTTATTCATTAGGATCACCTATGTTGCCCTCTAGTGGCATACATGCCACACAGCAAGCTCCTCACTATTATATATAAATTCAGCTAGTTCAGTCACTTGATCTGTACCAAGTAAACAGCCAAAGCTTGGACAAAATCAGATCAACAGAAAGTTAAGATTTTCTAATGAATGCACTGCCCCTGTCTTTCAGAGAGCCGCAAGCCGGTTTGCCTACCTCCTAAAGACTTTGGGCTTAGTGCCGGAGCCACCATGGCTGTG
This window encodes:
- the tmprss4a gene encoding transmembrane protease serine 4a isoform X1 — translated: MWTIAQVPEESVKPLNPRQHVVPRPGRHRRPMTAPKTQKDKASKRRRVLLTVLTVVVLLGILVTAGYFIKKLIDSKYFFCKRSVRFIPLDQACDGKADCSGGEDEVTCVSSFTANATFPVRLMTAQRVLQVYSPGSGWRSVCGEEWTQQHTQTACKQLGYTNNPRSSTVLVSTLIASMKTGPFTAVRPGTTNTPVHQATTDRSVCRSGSVVSLSCSDCGEVGKDDRIVGGTDALIEDWPWQVSLQQGGQHVCGGSLVSPRWVATAAHCFTGSKKELTRWRVVSGRTFMGTLGGSYVDRVVLNGNYDPAGNDYDIALMRLSSPISVGESRKPVCLPPKDFGLSAGATMAVTGWGYLEENGNVSPSLQKASIPLIDQSTCSSPSVYGSSITPRMICAGYLEGKVDACQGDSGGPLVHFTSSQWHLVGVVSWGVGCARERRPGVYCNVEEMLNWIRTVIEKNP
- the tmprss4a gene encoding transmembrane protease serine 4a isoform X2, which produces MTAPKTQKDKASKRRRVLLTVLTVVVLLGILVTAGYFIKKLIDSKYFFCKRSVRFIPLDQACDGKADCSGGEDEVTCVSSFTANATFPVRLMTAQRVLQVYSPGSGWRSVCGEEWTQQHTQTACKQLGYTNNPRSSTVLVSTLIASMKTGPFTAVRPGTTNTPVHQATTDRSVCRSGSVVSLSCSDCGEVGKDDRIVGGTDALIEDWPWQVSLQQGGQHVCGGSLVSPRWVATAAHCFTGSKKELTRWRVVSGRTFMGTLGGSYVDRVVLNGNYDPAGNDYDIALMRLSSPISVGESRKPVCLPPKDFGLSAGATMAVTGWGYLEENGNVSPSLQKASIPLIDQSTCSSPSVYGSSITPRMICAGYLEGKVDACQGDSGGPLVHFTSSQWHLVGVVSWGVGCARERRPGVYCNVEEMLNWIRTVIEKNP